The following proteins are encoded in a genomic region of Takifugu rubripes chromosome 9, fTakRub1.2, whole genome shotgun sequence:
- the LOC115251029 gene encoding golgin subfamily A member 6-like protein 22 produces MIELSKKEEALKLQFFQKEQQMEAWMRQRLISMQEEFHKKLLEEREKNQREMTEREERLRQQLERGMREERDVCLKKQLSTFIESWQTDAQQWKKHQLELQEKLQEQESLRKQQEEERKQETERFQEQFQQLWNYIVKKEKKKKKKGVWSRILKFWKK; encoded by the exons ATGatagagctctccaagaaagaagaggctctgaaactgcagtTCTTccaaaaagaacagcagatggaggcatggatgaggcagaggctcattagCATGCAGGAAGAATTTCATAAGAAGctcttggaggagagagagaagaaccaACGTGAGATgactgagagagaggagagactgagacagcagcttgagagagggatgagggaagagagggacgtctgcttgaagaagcagctgtccACATTCAttgagtcctggcagaccgacgCTCAGCAATGGAAAAAACACCAGttagagctgcaggagaaactcCAGGAACAAGAGAGCCTGCgaaaacagcaagaggaggaaagaaagcaggaaactgaACGCTTCCAAGAGcaattccagcagctttgg AACTACATtgtaaaaaaggagaagaagaagaagaagaaaggggtctggagcaggattctaaaattttggaaaaagtga
- the LOC115251027 gene encoding uncharacterized protein, whose amino-acid sequence MDELRRSGKSPTDMANQVNELMHLKYERAHLAYLHAVQNVRDAEAGAYRQRTIGQYVRMEDRPRAFGSYGDQEGWGGVSVSGFYLTDCLLDEFKRQQPSLTKLLQGTFGQVFRSDHTRKMARKVTLASGAMSSFAVLNENWLIVSWVMVQAETESSLHPMYQGMAQRYSDAGVEKAGYHWMDRDCCAPFKIPDCVPGEHLCWDAWKTTPSIVAGATSGALTNTCASRAHYNSSIVVKLDLFHCMRRFGRECTSEHHPLFSLFCQLLSAAFSVVDQEDLKRLRDAYEFCGIGPANPTKRHVREHCRTKIPQPTELLERVLQHFHLATDPNDVPLFKPSMLKTWRVQRVHILRGCLSDPELSEGIMYRDGGTLQLNHVAGEGAKVPVWIPVRGTSQQEGYHFHQAQWVTGTQVSPELFQAQAMTGVVRWNFQRLVDMKKPGVVLPAVFDPALMWELNSASMAVTGQDKYPATETLEKGLGWSTENRAAVRSLWTGTNTKCRRGIRLRLLCPLPLQTMLLAQHLPPAGQH is encoded by the exons ATGGATGAACTGCGGCGTTCTGGCAAGTCACCGACTGATATGGCGAACCAGGTGAATGAGCTCATGCACCTCAAGTATGAACGAGCTCACCTGGCATATCTGCACGCTGTACAGAACGTCAGGGATGCTGAGGCTGGGGCGTACAGACAGAGAACCATCGGCCAGTACGTGAGGATGGAAGATCGGCCACGTGCTTTCGGGTCATACGGGGACCAAGAAGGTTGGGGTGGGGTGTCTGTGTCCGGATTctacctgactgactgcctgctggATGAGTTCAAGCGTCAACAGCCGTCTCTGAccaagctcctccagggcacGTTCGGGCAGGTTTTCAGGTCGGACCACACGAGGAAGATGGCAAGGAAGGTGACACTGGCATCTGGAGCCATGTCCAGTTTCGCAGTGTTGAATGAGAACTGGCTCATTGTGTCCTGGGTGATGGTTCAGGCTGAGACAGAAAGTTCCCTGCATCCGATGTACCAAGGAATGGCCCAGAGGTACAGCGACGCTGGGGTGGAAAAGGCCGGCTACCactggatggacag GGATTGCTGCGCTCCATTTAAGATCCCGGACTGCGTCCCTGGTGAACATCTGTGCTGGGATGCCTGGAAGACCACCCCTTCCATTGTTGCAGGAGCCACCTCTGGAGCGCTGACCAACACCTGCGCCTCACGGGCACATTACAACAGCAGCATCGTTGTGAAACTAGACTTGTTTCACTGTATGAGGCGCTTTGGACGAGAGTGCACCTCTGAGCACCATCCTCTGTTCAGCCTTTTCTGCCAGCTCCTTTCTGCCGCCTTCTCTGTGGTGGATCAGGAAGACCTGAAGAGGCTCCGTGATGCCTACGAGTTCTGCGGAATCGGTCCAGCCAACCCCACCAAACGGCACGTCCGAGAGCACTGCAGAACTAAAATTCCACAACCCACCGAGCTGCTGGAGAGAgttctgcagcactttcaccTGGCCACGGACCCTAACGATGTCCCACTCTTCAAGCCATCCATGCTGAAGACGTGGCGCGTTCAGAGGGTTCACATCCTCCGTGGTTGCCTCAGTGACCCAGAACTGTCTGAGGGGATAATGTACAGGGACGGAGGGACCCTTCAGCTAAACCACGTAGCGGGCGAAGGTGCCAAAGTCCCCGTCTGGATCCCTGTCCGTGGtacatctcagcaggagggctACCATTTCCACCAGGCCCAGTGGGTCACGGGTACGCAGGTCTCCCCTGAACTGTTCCAGGCCCAGGCCATGACCGGCGTTGTGCGGTGGAACTTTCAGCGACTGGTAGACATGAAGAAGCCCGGCGTcgtcctccctgctgtctttgaccctgccttaatgtgggagttgaactcTGCTTCCATGGCAGTAACGGGACAAGACAAGTACCCTGCGACAGAGACACTGGAGAAAGGTTTGGGCTGGAGTACAGAGAACCGGGCTGCCGTCCGGTCCCTCTGgactgggacaaacacaaaatgcagaaGAGGGATCCGCCTTCGGCTCTTGTGCCCCCTCCCGCTCCAGACGATGCTCCTGGCGcaacaccttcctccagctgggcaaCACTGA